The Micavibrio sp. TMED2 genome includes a window with the following:
- a CDS encoding fructose-bisphosphatase class II, producing the protein MDRNLALEAVRVTEAAALSASMLMGRGDEKAADQAAVDAMRRALNGMAVCGKVVIGEGERDEAPMLYIGEEVGMGKGPRLDIALDPLEGTTITAKGGSNALAVVAMAYEGGFLNAPDVYMDKIAVGGGLPKGTINIEDEPVENLKRLAAAKGGEVEDLVVCILDRPRHEELIAKVRGAGARITLIPDGDVSGVIATAEASSGIDIYMGSGGAPEGVLAAAALRCIGGQMQGRLLFRNDDEKARAARWGITDLDRIYNLHDLASGDVMFAATGVTNGAMLRGVRRFPGGAQTHSVIMRSKSGTVRYIDAHHNLKRKSGPMSVELPPDSFIEE; encoded by the coding sequence ATGGACCGTAACCTGGCGCTGGAAGCAGTGCGGGTGACCGAGGCCGCCGCCCTGTCCGCATCCATGCTGATGGGTCGTGGTGATGAAAAGGCCGCCGATCAGGCCGCCGTCGATGCCATGCGCCGCGCGCTCAACGGCATGGCGGTGTGCGGCAAGGTGGTGATCGGTGAGGGCGAGCGCGATGAAGCGCCGATGCTCTATATCGGTGAGGAAGTCGGCATGGGTAAGGGGCCACGCCTCGACATTGCTCTCGACCCGCTGGAAGGCACGACGATTACCGCCAAGGGTGGCTCGAACGCGCTGGCGGTTGTCGCCATGGCCTATGAGGGCGGCTTCCTGAATGCACCCGATGTTTATATGGACAAGATCGCGGTCGGTGGTGGCCTGCCCAAGGGCACCATCAATATTGAGGATGAGCCGGTTGAAAACCTGAAGCGTCTCGCCGCCGCCAAGGGTGGTGAGGTGGAAGACCTCGTGGTCTGTATCCTTGATCGCCCACGACATGAGGAACTGATAGCCAAGGTGCGTGGCGCCGGTGCCCGGATCACCCTGATCCCGGATGGCGACGTATCCGGCGTTATTGCCACCGCAGAAGCGTCGAGCGGTATCGATATCTATATGGGTTCCGGTGGTGCGCCCGAGGGCGTTCTGGCGGCGGCTGCGCTGCGCTGTATCGGTGGCCAGATGCAGGGTCGCCTGCTGTTCCGCAATGATGACGAGAAGGCCCGTGCCGCGCGCTGGGGCATTACCGATCTTGATCGTATCTACAACCTGCATGATCTGGCATCGGGCGATGTGATGTTTGCCGCGACCGGTGTGACCAATGGCGCGATGCTGCGCGGTGTGCGCCGGTTCCCCGGTGGTGCACAGACCCATTCGGTTATCATGCGCTCGAAATCCGGTACGGTTCGCTACATCGACGCCCATCACAACCTGAAACGCAAATCAGGCCCGATGTCGGTGGAATTGCCACCCGACAGCTTTATCGAGGAGTAG
- a CDS encoding single-stranded-DNA-specific exonuclease RecJ: MLDIAPDDPDYDTDKQDAPDGAMPVGASGRPWALRDYCTDEAASIARNFDLPPALAAALVARGINGDGVEAFLTPRLKTSMPDPYALRDMDVAARLTADAVQGNSKIGIFGDFDVDGASSSALLHRYFEAVGIDHEVYIPDRLSEGYGPNIPAMTGLVEQGCELIITVDCGIAAHEPIAAVADLGAATIVLDHHRPDETLPTADAVVNPNRRDDDSGVGYLAGVGVAYLFLIALNRVLREDGFFEGREEPPLLEWLDLVALGTVCDVVPLKGLNRALVAQGLRLLAAPTTAGLSALHSMGKIDGAVSTDHLGFQFGPRLNAAGRMGQSRLAFELLSAPSHEEAASIATTLDLLNKQRQGVEQDVLKAARAALKDSADDLPILLAYGEGWHGGVLGIAAGRLKERFGRPCLIGHVEDGLVKGSGRSVPGINLGEAMHQALAKGLAVTGGGHAMAAGFGVPLDKIDAFHKHMCDFALQAMDGEPISDPLVLDSWVAAGAVNPGLADRLARLAPFGSGNPEPVFGVRGVELTQADIVGRNHVRCRFVSNGSWVQGIAFKCAEEPMGQALLSGIGKRFDLAGTIRLNEWNGRVKVDFVLSDVASYR, encoded by the coding sequence ATGCTTGATATCGCGCCCGACGACCCCGACTACGATACAGACAAACAGGACGCACCTGATGGTGCAATGCCCGTTGGTGCCTCCGGGCGGCCATGGGCCTTGCGTGACTACTGCACCGACGAAGCCGCCAGCATTGCGCGCAATTTCGACCTGCCACCGGCGTTGGCGGCGGCACTGGTCGCACGCGGCATCAATGGCGATGGTGTCGAGGCATTCCTGACGCCGCGGCTCAAGACCAGCATGCCCGATCCCTATGCGCTCCGCGATATGGATGTGGCGGCACGCCTGACCGCCGATGCGGTACAGGGCAATAGCAAGATTGGCATCTTCGGTGATTTCGATGTGGACGGGGCGAGCAGTTCGGCCTTGCTGCATCGCTATTTCGAAGCGGTGGGCATTGATCATGAGGTCTATATTCCTGACCGGTTGAGCGAGGGCTATGGCCCGAATATCCCGGCGATGACCGGGCTGGTCGAGCAGGGCTGCGAGCTGATCATCACCGTTGATTGCGGGATTGCGGCGCATGAGCCGATTGCGGCGGTGGCCGATCTCGGTGCGGCAACCATTGTCCTTGATCACCACCGGCCTGACGAGACACTGCCGACCGCCGATGCGGTGGTCAATCCGAACCGCCGCGATGATGACAGCGGCGTCGGCTATCTCGCCGGTGTCGGGGTTGCTTACCTGTTCCTGATTGCCCTCAACCGGGTGTTGCGGGAAGACGGGTTCTTCGAGGGGCGGGAGGAACCACCACTGCTCGAATGGCTAGATCTGGTTGCCCTCGGCACGGTTTGCGATGTGGTGCCGCTCAAGGGCCTGAACCGGGCACTGGTGGCGCAGGGACTGCGCCTGCTGGCAGCACCGACAACCGCCGGGTTGAGCGCGCTGCATTCCATGGGCAAGATTGATGGCGCGGTTTCCACCGATCATCTCGGCTTTCAGTTCGGCCCCCGGCTCAATGCCGCCGGGCGGATGGGCCAGAGCCGTCTCGCCTTTGAACTGCTGTCAGCGCCCAGCCATGAGGAGGCAGCCTCGATCGCGACTACTCTCGACCTGTTGAACAAACAGCGGCAGGGGGTTGAGCAGGACGTACTGAAGGCCGCGCGCGCCGCACTCAAGGACAGCGCTGATGATCTGCCGATCCTGCTCGCCTATGGTGAGGGCTGGCATGGCGGTGTGCTCGGTATTGCCGCCGGACGCCTCAAGGAACGCTTCGGTCGGCCTTGTCTGATCGGGCATGTTGAGGACGGTCTGGTGAAAGGCTCAGGCCGATCCGTGCCCGGCATCAATCTGGGTGAGGCCATGCATCAGGCACTGGCCAAGGGGCTTGCCGTCACCGGTGGTGGTCATGCCATGGCTGCCGGGTTCGGCGTACCGCTGGACAAGATTGATGCCTTCCACAAGCACATGTGCGATTTCGCCCTGCAGGCGATGGATGGCGAGCCGATTTCTGATCCGCTCGTGCTCGACAGCTGGGTTGCCGCCGGTGCGGTCAATCCGGGTCTGGCCGACCGGCTGGCGCGTTTGGCGCCTTTCGGCAGTGGCAATCCCGAGCCGGTTTTCGGCGTGCGTGGGGTTGAGCTGACCCAGGCCGATATCGTCGGACGTAACCATGTCCGCTGTCGTTTTGTCTCCAACGGGTCATGGGTGCAGGGCATTGCCTTCAAATGCGCGGAAGAGCCGATGGGGCAGGCACTGCTCTCGGGTATCGGCAAACGCTTCGACCTTGCCGGTACGATCCGGCTCAATGAGTGGAATGGCCGGGTAAAGGTCGATTTCGTGCTCTCCGACGTGGCCAGCTACCGCTGA